Below is a genomic region from Primulina eburnea isolate SZY01 chromosome 9, ASM2296580v1, whole genome shotgun sequence.
AAAAAATCTTTAAGGATCTCTGTTAACAAAGAAGATGAGGATATCATTGTCATCTTGGCATATGAAAGGTTACCATATTTCTGCTACAATTGTGGTTGTCTCGAACATACTTTTCGGGATTGTACATCTCCTCTGGAAGAGTTAGGTAAAATGTCGTATGGCAGTTGGTTACGTGCTGGGAATTTGAAGGCGGGTAAGCGGAAATTTTATTTGGATAAATATAATAAGCCCAATGAAGATACTCGGAGTGGCGAATCGGACCGTCAGACGGTGACTGCTGAGAGCACTACCCTGGCTGCCAAGAACAAAGGTCATGCTGGCCTGCTAGCCCCTCTCCCCGAGGGATGTGTTTTTTCTCCCACTGAGAGTCGGGTTTTACTTCCACTGGAAATTCCCCAAGCTCCTCTCCCGGTCAATCCCATGACAATTATCCCCATTGATGGCGGCACCAGTAATAAATTAGCCTTAGGTGATCTACCTAGTATGCAACCTATTGATATTGGCACCACCCAGACTACTAATGGACAGAAAAAGTGGAAACGTCGTGCTCGAGACCATGGGTCTAATATTAATAACATTAACAGTGTGTCTACTGCTCCATATATGATATCTCTTGGTGTCAATCCTATCACCTTTAAGAAACGAGGGCTTGAGGAATCTACGGATCAGATCGATACTAATGCAGCGGCGGTGGTTGCTAAGCAATCCCGCCGATACCAATGAGTTGTATAACTTGGAATGCTCGAGGGTTTGGGAAACAACGAGCATTTCGGGAACTAAGGCGACTTGTCCCAGAAAAGAACCCAACCCTGATTTTCATTTGTGAGACGAAAATGATGGGttttaaatgtcaatggtgGAAGCATGTTCTGGGGTTTGACGGTTTTTTTGTAGTAGATTGCAAAGGAAGAAGTGGGGGACTAATTTTGTTGTGGCGTACTCCTTTTGACGTTAGTATTCACTTTTACTCTTCTGTCCATATTGACTGCTCTATTCAGCATGAGGAGAAGCTATGGAGATTCACAGGTTTTTACGAGAACCCAGATACTAGTCGTCGACATTTCTCTTGGGACCTGCTTCGGCGTCTTTGCTCAGTCCCAGAACTCTGCACTCTTCCGTGGTTGGTAGGGGGTGATTTTAATGAGATATGCTTTGACCGAGAAAAAGTTGGGGGTAACCCTCGGCCACTCTCTCAGACTAGAGCGTTTCGGGATGTTCTGAATGATTACTCTCTTCAGAATCTCCATGCAGAGGGCGAGTTCTTTACATGGGTCAACCGACGTTCTTCGGACGCCCTTATTTTTGCTCGCCTCGATCGGTATGTGGGTTCTCTTGAATGGAGGCTTCTCTTCCCAGCATCTCAAGCTCATTCATTGGAATTCTTCCATTCCGATCACAGACCAATCTCCATTGAACTTCGAGGACCGCAGCAACAATCGTCTAGAAAGCACAATGTGTTTCGATTCGAACCCCACTCGCTTACTGAATCAGACTGTCGAGAGGTAGTGGAACGGGGATGGCGCAAATCTGATAGTTCTATCTCATACCTAACCGTCTTTTGAGTTGTAAGGAATCGTTGCGGATTTGGATAGGAGATCGCTTTCATAATCTTCCTCGCCAAATTAAAAGAAAACGACATCAGCTGAATATTTTGAAATCGCATAAACACCGGCAAGACTCGGCCATTCAAATTGGTGATCTAGAACGCGAGATTGAGAAGCTAGCGTACAAAGAAGAATTATATTGGCGACAAAGGAGTAGAGTTTCCTGGCTAGCTCATGGAGATCGGAACTTCAAATTCTTCCATGCTCGTGCCTCGACTCGCCGAGCAAAGAACCATATAAAGGGTCTGGTTTCTCCTAATGGAGACTGGTGCAAAGAGCATAACAGAATGTCTGATATTATATACCAatattttgtgaatttattCTCGACAAATAATCCCTCTCAGGACGATCGCAGTATGATTCTCGATTGTGTGACACCAAATATTGATGGACATTTGAATGAGATTTTATGTGGGCCTTTCTCGGCTCTTGAAGTCCGCAAAGCCCTCTTTGATATGCACCCTGACAAAGCCCCAGGCCCCGATGGCATGTCAGTCtttttttttcagaaattttgGGATGCAATCGAATGTGAGGTAACGACTGCTGTTCTTAGTGTTCTTAATGATGGGAGAGACATTGATGAGTGGAATGCAACTTTTATAGCTCTTATTCAGAAAATTAAGAATCCTATGACAATGAAGGATTACAGGCCAATCAGTTTATGTAATGTCTGCTATAAAATAGTTGCTCGAGCTCTAACGAACAGACTGGTCCAGTTCTTGGGAAGACTGTTAATGAGATTCAGAGTGCATTCATCCCTGGATGCCTCATTTCAGATAATATTATTCTAAGTTTTGAGACACTGCACTAGATTAGAAGTAGAAAACAAGGCCAAAAAGGATATGATGCGCTGATATGAGCAAAGCGTACGATAGAGTAGAGTGGTGTtttcttgaggatatgatgaTTCGACTAGGTTTTGCGCCATCATGGGTGGAGAAGATCATGCGGTGTGTGAGATCTGTTAGATACTCTGTCTTACTGAATGGCGATCTGATTGGAAATATTACTCCGAGTAGAGGGTTGAGACAAGGCGACCCACTTTCCCCCTACCTGTTTGTGCTATATTTTTTTTCTGATGACAGCCTCTTGTTCTTTAGAGCGACAATGGAATATTGTATGGCAATTAGCAACTGTTTGTCGTTATATGAAAGGGCTTCGGGGCAACTTATTAATTTTGAGAAATCCTCTTTATCGTTCAGTCCTAACAATACTGACCAAATGAGAGATCAGATAAAATCGGCACTAGCGATACCTGTGGTTCAGGAACACGAGGTGTATTTAGGCCTTCCAGTTGCTTCTAGTCGTAGTAAAAAGCTGCAATTCCGGTACCTGGTGGAAAGGGTTGTTATAGAACATGGTggggaaataaatatttttcagtgGGAGGCAAGGAGACCTTGATCAAATTTGTGCTTCAAGTCATACCTACTTATGCAATGTCGTTCTTTCGTATCCCAAAATCTATTTGTGAGGAGATTGAATGAGCGCTAATTTCTGGTGGGGAATGGAACAAGGGAGGAGGCGCCTACATTGGAAAATTTGGAGTGCTCTTTGTCGACCAAAGTGAATGGGGGGCTTGGGCTTCCTCCATCTTGAGACTTTCAATAAAGCTTTAGTGGCCAAACATGTTTGGCGTATTGTTACTGATCCGGGCTCCCTGCTTGCTCGAGTATTGAAAGCTCGGTACTTTCGACACCTTGATATCATGGAAGCACCTCTTGGTAGTAACCCATCCTACATCTGGCAATCGTTGTTATGGAGCAGGACACTGCTGGAAAAAGGTTTATGCTGGAAAGTAGGAGATGGTTTGAAAATTGCTACTTTTGGGGAGCATTGGATTCCAGGAACGGTGAGCCGGGTGCCTCTCCAACCTAATTCTGAGAATTTTTCTACAGTTAGCTCGCTCATCAACGGCGAGAATTGGAAAGAGGACATTATCCATAATCTGTCCTCTTCACATCTAGTCAAGGAGATATTATCGATTTCTCTCTCCCCAACTCAAAAAAAAAGATATTCGGTTTTGGGCTCTTGATCCGAAAGGTATATATTCAGTTCGGAATGGCTATAAAGCAGAGATCGGTTTGTTTGATTCTCTTCCCTCGAGCTCGAGCCACCATACTCTAGATGGCTGGCGGTTTCTATGGTCGCTTAACACCCTCCGAAGGTCCGAGTGTTTTGGTGGAGAGttttacaaaatatcattcccacaaagaacaatttattggttcACCATGTTCCAGTCATTGGGTCGTGTCCTCTCTGTAATCATGCTCGCGACTCCACTACCCACGCTCTGTTCACCTGCTCGGCCATAAAGCATGGCTGGAAAGGAACTGGTTTTTGGCACATCTTAAAACAATCCCGACATCTGGATGCTTCAGACATATTACTCTGGATGAAAGATAAGCTAACtaagaaatattatgaagtCTTTGTGATGCGTTCGTGGGCAATTTGGAGTGAGAGACTTCGACTTACTCATCTCCGTAATGGGAACCCTCATGCGACCTATGTGGAGTGGTGCACTACCCTATTGGAAGACTTCCAAGCGGCACGCCAGGCTCTTTCGCTAGCTCTAGCCCATGAACCTTTATGCTCTCCGAATTCCTGGATTGCTCCTCTTCTGAATACTCTACGCCTGGACGTTGATGCATCTTATAATGAAGGTACTAATAGATTCGCACTTGGTGGGACAATCCGAAACCATGAGGGTCAACCAATTCTTGATTTTGGAAAAAAGATTGCGATACCCATATCGGTTATGTTTGCTGAACTTATTGCTATTCAAATTGGAGTCAATATCTCTAGGGAACACAACATTGAGATTCATCTTATCACCTCAGACTCTCTCTTTGCTGTGCAAGCAGTCACAAGTGGATATGAGAATCGCAGCTACGCCGGGACCTGACTTCAGATATCCGAGGCCTCTTGCCTCTTCTGGGAAATCCATCTTTGAGGCATGTGCGGCAAACTGCTAATAATGTTGCACATAATATTGCCTCTTTTGCTTGTTCTACCCTTTCTTTCTTTGTTTGGAAGCGTGGAGATTTTCTTTTTCGGCTTATTAATCTTGTAATTAAGGATCTCTTTCTTATTCAATAAATTACAAGAGCTTTCACCATCAAAAAAAAGAAAGCACAATGCTCGTCTCGTAGCCTAGGTTTATGCTCAATAGCCTTGAGTGGATTTCAATGAAACTTTTTCTCCTGTGGTTCGAATGGAGACAATAAGATCAGCTCTTGCAATTGCAGCTCAATTAGAGCTCAGTGTGTTTCAGTTAGATGTTAAATCAGCTTTCTTAAATGGGGAAATTGAAGAGGAAATTTATGTTATCTAGCCACAGGGTTTCATAATTGAAGGAAAAGAAGATAAGGTTTATAGACTATGAAAGGCCTTGTATGGTATGAagcaagctcctagagcttggaaTTGCAAAATTGATGGGTATTTTCTCAAGAATGGTTTTGAAAGAAGCAAGAATGAACCAGCTCTATATGTGAAAAAATATGGGAATGATTTCATTGCGGTATATTTATATGTTGATCATTTGATTTACTTTGGAATTAATACGGTTTTTTCGAAGGAGTTCAAGGAGAAAATGATGCCATATTTCGAAATGACCGACCTTGGAACGATGAAGTATTTCCTTGGTATTCAAGACAAGCTAATCGAGAAAATTTTCTGTCACAAGAAAAGTACGTAAAGCATTTGCTCAAAAAATTCCGCATGACAAATTGCAAACATGTTAGCACTACAATGATGTCGAGGAAATGTTTTGAAACTTAAATTTTTAAGAGGAAATGTGAGTGGTAAACGCATGCAgagttataataataataataataataataataataataataataataataataataataataaaattcctTTATTTTATTCCAAAAAAATTTTTTCCAAATATTTTTAATGCCAAAAATATTTGGGATGAAGTTATGACTGATTTAACGGATTTGGATGTCAGTATTCGTGTTGGGTCTTCATTGCCAATTTGACGGCTTTGGACGTCGGCCTTCGGGTCCAGGTACCTCTGCCAACTTGAATGTTGACGGCGTATTGATGTCGGCCTTCGAGTCCGGATGTCTTGCCAAATCTGGATTCTTGTATGCTTGATTAAACGCCTGTGATTGATGATTGAATAAGTTTCCGAGCCACACTTCATaaaagtatttttgaagatttttaattgatgattttGAGATTAAGGAAGATCTAAGgaaaatgttgaatgttgatgCTATGGATAATGGTTCATTTTTGTGGTTAAAGTGATGATATTTCATGAGTTTTATTATGGCACTTTTGAAAATGTATGTGTACTCGAGTGTTATTTTAATATGCAAAAGGATTATGTTATTATAAAAATTTGAGATGAGGAAAAAAAAGAATTATGttaaaattttgaagaaaatgTTTAATGCATGTACTATTTTTATTATATGGTATTCGTTATTTCTGAAGGGACTTACTTAATTAGCTTCTAGTTCAATAGTTTTCATCGATGCAGGTATAGATGACCGAGTTAGTGCTGACTGACGAGTATGGGCGGTTCATGATAGGATTTTTATTCTTGAGGGTGAcgatgaaaatttttattttatggttTATGAAGGTATTCTAAAATTTGAAAGTTAGCTGAATTTTATTTACaagtttattaaaaaaaaaatcgcatGTTTATAAGAAATGTTTTAGGATGTTTCATTTTGGATATATAAAATATGAgatttggaattggatttgaaaattaaaaaaattcttatattaaattttttttgcttattttttattaataatatttctATAAATATTCATACTTTTTTTATCAAAAACAAATAGTTTTtgcttatttttaaattttttattaataatatttctataaatattcatattttaattaaaaacagaaaaaattatttttaacatataaatttttttttattaaatatattttttaagaaatgAAAATATGTAAAATTTATCAAGATGAAACTAAAAAAGGTACCAAATTGCGCTTTTATCCCATCAAATTAATTTGAATTCCATTTTTTCAAACACACGATAAAGAATCGTAGTTCGAATGTCTATTCATCTATTGTTTCCTATGCAATTTTAAACATCGATTTAAACAATAatgttttcataaaaaaaaaaaagcaggtTTAAAAAAGAGTGAGTGTACGTAAGTGTGAGAAGTGTGACAAAGACACTACAAATTTGATATTAGAAAACTCTCGACTCAATATGTTACCATCAATTAGTCAATTATAAATTTGTGAGATATTATATATGTAGATATTAACATATTGTATATCAGTAATTTCATCAATTAAAGATTGTCATCAGAAATCACAACCTTTTCTTTTCCAGATTTATTgggaaattaattttattttgagttttggtcTATTAAGTTTTTAAATTTGGTTGCAATACACAAACTTTTGATTTTCTATTATTTTGCTTTAATTACTGACATGCAGTTAGACAAGTGAGTAATTTTCGATGTAATATCCGCAAATTTTCAGTAGCTAATAAGTATTTTTCTGTGAaataaaacttaaaataattgaaGTGCAACGatgatgaaatatatattttattcagtaaaatcaaaattttctttttaaaaatgtcgTACGAATCATTGTTGGAATTGGCTAAAAAATCAAAGATCTAAATCAAGGCTCGTGGCACAATCAAGATTGCAGAACATGTGATATTTTCTGGTCCAATAATTGATAtacaatatattatatataccacTCATGAGActtaaattcaaataatttacATAAAAGATAGAATCTGTTACATTGAAATTGAACATAAAACCTCAGAAAACAACAGAGAAATGGATTCTCTCCAGCAATGGCTAGAACAAAGCTCCATCTTCCAAGCCTCCACACTAATCCCATCCATCTTACTTCTCATACTTTTAATATATCTTTCAAACAAGAAATTCAACACCCAAAACGTGAAACTTCCTCCAAACCCTCCAAAGCTCCCCATAATAGGCAACCTCCATCAACTCAGCAAACACCCCCACCTCTCTCTCTACTCTTTATCCAAGAAATATGGTTCCATTTTTCATCTTCAGCTTGGAGAAATCCCCACTGTAATCATTTCGTCGGCCGAGATGGCGAAAGAAGTTCTCAAAACACACGATCTTGCGTTTGTGAACCGGCCTCAGATATTCGGGGCCAAACATCTTTTCTACAACTGCACGGATATGGCATTTGTGCCATATGGCCCGTACTGGAGGCATGTAAGGAAGATATGCATATTGGAGATCTTGAGTGCCAAAAGGGTCCAATCCTATGAGTTTGTAAGGGAGCAAGAAGTTGTTAAACTGATTCATCGTATCGAAGAATCATCGTATCCTCAGACGTTAAACCTGACAAAGCTGCTGCATATGTATGCTAACGATGTTCTTTGCCGGATTGTGTTTGGGAAAGATTTCTCAGCAGGTGGGGAATATGAGAGGCTTGGGTTTCAAGAAATGCTTGAAGAGCTTCAAGAACTGCTCGGAGGGTTTGATGTCGGTGATTTCTTTCCTTCGATGGAGTTTGTTCACACTTTGACAGGCAACAAATCCAGGCTTCTGCGTGCTTTTAGGAGATTTGATGAGTTCTTTGATGGGGTTATCGAGGATCATTTGAACTCCAACAACATGAGAGAGCACAAGGATTTTGTGGATATCTTGCTTGAAGTGCAGAAGGATAATATTCAATATGGTGAGATTCCTCTAACCTTGGATAATGTCAAAGCAATCCTCTTGGTAAGTCATGCCGTTCAAACTTCTTATTTTTCTTCGGaaaatgtttatatgatttgaattattATAACTCAAACAGTTATTTAGCTTATATATGGTCTGAAAAACCCAATCTGCCTCAAAAAGCTTTTGCAACAAAATAGATTTTTTAGACATACGTGGTAGCTAGGCGCGCAGAACAATTTTTTTACAATTAAATGTTAAAATTAAGTACTCTTGATTTTTCGACCTTTGATCTTCTTCTTCATCGTATTTTGCATGCAGGACATGTTTGCTGCAGGAACAGACACAACTTTCATAACCCTCGACTGGGGAATGACAGAACTAATCACTCACCCAAAAATCCTGAAAAAACTGCAGTCCGATGTTCGAAGTAAACTCGGAGGCCGTAAATTCGTGTCGGAATCCGATATAACACAAATGAACTACATGAAAGCCGTTATCAAAGAAATCTTCAGGCTACACCCTCCTGCACCAGTACTACTCCCCAGAGAATCTATGGAAGAAGTCTCCGTTGGTGGGTACACAATCCCTGAAAAGACAAGAATTTACATCAATGCTTGGGCCATAGGGAGGAGCCAAGAATCCTGGAAAGACCCTGATATATTTGATCCTGAAAGATTCATGGATAATGAAATTGATTTTAGAGGGAAAGATTTTGAGTTGATACCTTTTGGTGCGGGGAGAAGAAGCTGTCCTGGGATTGCATTTGGTTCTGCGACAGTTGAGCTTGCACTGGCGCAGCTGGTTAACTGCTTTGATTGGGAGCTTCCGCCAGGAGTCCAGCCGGCGGATCTTGATATGACTGAAGTTTTTGGGATTACGATGCATAGGTTTTCTCCATTAATGGTGGTTGCGAAGCCAATTTTTAAAGGAATTTGAAGCCCACACAGGTTTCTGGTTGAGGAATTTTAGCGTGTTAAATAAATTATCACATGTATGTGTTAATCTCAGTGTCTGCAAACAGAACTGGATAATGTAAAAGATCTACAGCTTGAAATTATATCTTTTAACTAAAACTTTCTCCTTCATGATATTTCTCAAGGCAAAAGTTCTGTTGCATTGATCATAAAGCTCTAAAATTTCCTGCAAAAAGATCCCagtgaaaaatgaaaaaatctGATAGAGGAGGAGGTCAAAATATAAAAGGGTACTTTAATTAActtgaaattaaaaatttcatacAAAAGAAAGTTTCTGATGCTAAAAAAAGGAAAGTTCAACATAGGTCAGTTTGGTTATATGGATCCAAAAGTGGGACAGATAAGTGAGcagataaataatcctaggatATTATGGTGGATTTGTTTACATATAAAAATGTATTGACTATGAAACAAGTATAGCAGAGAAAAAGTTAGGATTGTGCCCAAGGCGAAGCTTATTAAAgccaaaaaatattaatagtattttaaatataagtgggccaattttattttttttaaaacctgcATACACATGACTTAGAACTTTCCGTTGGGTTTACGCTTTCAAAAGCAATATAAATTCGATAAAAACTTCTCTAGAATTTATAAAGTGTTGGAAAAACCATATTCTTTTTTCCATATTATATTTGGCATAAAATCATCATGTAAAATTTTCTTCTGATTACTTTGTGAAAAATAATTGGCAAAATATAATACATGTTGAATTAGGATTCCATGAAAAAGATCCCTTTGAAACACTTCAAAAATACTTTGGAAAAGGTCGATATTATAAACCTTGGAACGTAAATAAAACCCCTTATTTCTATCAAGCAATTCTAGAAACTACTGACTCAGCATTGTTTAAAAATTTCTTCTTGGATCAAAGCCATAATGATCCCGCTTATTCCACCTGTAAAATCCTAAAAGTCATTGCTCCAATTGACTGGGGCTATAATCTTTCAAAACCCATATTATTTCCAGCAAAATATAAAGAGGCATCATTTTTCGAAATACCTTTTGACTATTGGGACTATCAAAAGGCCTGGTACAATTCTTTCTTAATTCAAAACcagaaacatatatatatatatatatatatatatatatatatatatatatatatatatatatatatatatatatatatatatagacacacacaatGTGAGTATGTTTTTATTATATATCTGGAGATTTTCTTTCTTCGGTCATTGTTGGTTTTTTTAGACCATGATCTCATATCGTCTGGAATTTGAAGTCAATGAATTGATTTCAGGGGCGAAGTTTATTAGAGTTTTTTTTAGGCCGAAAACAAAAAGGAATGAGAAGACAACTTCAATTGATTAGTTTTAACTATCTGGAGTTAGGTATAAATTTAGAACTTTTAATTTTATGCTtcaattttcattttattttcctTATCTATACATCTATACATATTATAAAAGTGTGAACCAGGGTCAAAGTTTTTCATTGTGTATTGTCAACTTTGTCCTTGTTTTGTACACACTTGAGTAATTTAGTAAGAATGTTTTagtaaaatcaattattatgataaggtcAAAATTGTAAAAATACGTGTTTGTTGGATAAACATCAAATTTGAGAACATATTTTTTTCTATTAGTactttgatttttattattataaattttttatttaattatagataaAGTGAACATATTTTTTTCGACGAAAATCTACATAtttgttgaaaataaaaaacaagggtaacatattttttttttaaaaaaatgccaAAATactttgattattattattattattattatattttttatttggtcatagataaaatgaaaataatttttcccacaaatatcaacatatttgttgaaaataaaaattaaatttgataCGTCATAGCTATAATATATCTacttaaaacttaataaatgaCCGACTGAAGTAGGACAACATAGGTAATttgtataataataaaatttcacatgctccaattataattatattttaaaataagtaTGAAAGGTTATGAAAAACATAAACTTATTTTAACATGATTATAATAGTTTATTaagtaattttaaataaaattatattatctTTAATAATTGAGTTATTATTTCGGTAGAACTCTAAATAAGATGGATTCTTTTTAACACAAGATAAGAAGAACTCTAGATAAGAAGGATTTATTTAACACAAGATAAGAAGGATTCTATTAAGACTCTatcattatattaataattatatatatagtgTAATACTTTCAAATgtattcaacaaaaatacacaGAAATTTTCTCTACAAGTTTGCATAACCGCGTTTCGAAATTCGGAGAAGGCTGGGGATTTGGAGGTAGGCTGGATATTCATTCAAAGTTGAAacttcttaaataaaaaattgacaGGTATTGATCTTTAATCTTCGTGCGTTCTATTAAACTTATTTGTATTGAATATACTCGATGAATTGAACTAAAAACATGGAGAAATCAAAGCATCGAATTTTGTAACCCAAGGTTCCATTgcttttaaataattgtatttatttcattttccaaacATTTTGAATTAAGAACCCGTTCGATTTGTGTACCATgccaaaatattatatttcaatCACAATGTGGTAGACCAATATCTATCAATTTCTATTATTTCCAAtatacttattatttatttaaattattgttGTTTAATATATTTCATTCTCAAAATTTTTTGTGTCATGTCAATTAGAGAGTACAAAATCATATAGTTCGAATGGACACACCTTGCACATATGTCCTATCATCTCGTTGCAACCGAGTCAAAAAAATGCTTCCATAAAGGTTAAAGTAGTACGACAGGGAAGCCAAATACCCGCCAAATCAAATTCGAAGCCTATAAGAAAACTGATCTTTGTGGACGAAGAGGTACTTTCTTCTTATCCATATTCATCTATATTTAAATTGttgttataataattaaataaacatattcCGTTTTCATTGAAGGGAACaaaaatacatgaaataatGTTTTCGAACACAATAGATTTTTTTCAAGATCAGTTGAAGATAAACAAAACTTACATCATCTCCGATCCAATTATTCAAGAAGTCAACAACAACTATCCGAATATCAACAAACGGATAGAATTGATTATCCAAACGAAGACGAAAATTGACGAACTACAAACTCAATTCACTTGTTCCAATGTGACTTCTGAACTTACAATGTTTAATGATACAAGCAAAGAATCACATACT
It encodes:
- the LOC140841258 gene encoding cytochrome P450 71AP13-like, whose translation is MDSLQQWLEQSSIFQASTLIPSILLLILLIYLSNKKFNTQNVKLPPNPPKLPIIGNLHQLSKHPHLSLYSLSKKYGSIFHLQLGEIPTVIISSAEMAKEVLKTHDLAFVNRPQIFGAKHLFYNCTDMAFVPYGPYWRHVRKICILEILSAKRVQSYEFVREQEVVKLIHRIEESSYPQTLNLTKLLHMYANDVLCRIVFGKDFSAGGEYERLGFQEMLEELQELLGGFDVGDFFPSMEFVHTLTGNKSRLLRAFRRFDEFFDGVIEDHLNSNNMREHKDFVDILLEVQKDNIQYGEIPLTLDNVKAILLDMFAAGTDTTFITLDWGMTELITHPKILKKLQSDVRSKLGGRKFVSESDITQMNYMKAVIKEIFRLHPPAPVLLPRESMEEVSVGGYTIPEKTRIYINAWAIGRSQESWKDPDIFDPERFMDNEIDFRGKDFELIPFGAGRRSCPGIAFGSATVELALAQLVNCFDWELPPGVQPADLDMTEVFGITMHRFSPLMVVAKPIFKGI